In the genome of Streptococcus mitis, one region contains:
- a CDS encoding macrolide ABC transporter ATP-binding protein: protein MAYIEMKRCYKRYQVGDMEIVANRDVNFEIEKGELVIILGASGAGKSTVLNLLGGMDTNDEGEIWIDGANIADYSSYQRTNYRRNDVGFVFQFYNLVSNLTAKENVELASEIVTDALNPEQVLTDVGLAHRLNNFPAQLSGGEQQRVSIARAVAKNPKILLCDEPTGALDYQTGKQVLKILQDMSRQKGATVIIVTHNGALAPIADRVIHMHDASVKDVVINQHPQDIDSLEY, encoded by the coding sequence ATGGCTTATATTGAGATGAAACGCTGTTACAAGCGTTATCAGGTTGGAGATATGGAGATTGTGGCCAATCGCGATGTGAATTTTGAGATTGAAAAGGGTGAATTGGTGATTATTCTAGGTGCGTCTGGTGCAGGCAAGTCAACGGTTCTTAACCTTCTTGGGGGAATGGATACCAATGATGAAGGGGAAATCTGGATTGATGGTGCCAATATTGCAGACTATAGTTCCTACCAGCGCACCAATTACCGCCGCAATGATGTAGGCTTTGTTTTTCAGTTTTATAATCTAGTTTCCAATCTAACCGCTAAGGAAAATGTGGAGTTGGCTTCAGAAATCGTGACAGATGCCTTGAATCCTGAACAGGTCTTGACAGATGTAGGTCTGGCTCATCGTCTCAATAACTTTCCAGCCCAGCTGTCTGGAGGGGAGCAACAGCGAGTCTCCATTGCACGCGCGGTAGCCAAAAATCCTAAAATCCTCCTTTGTGATGAACCGACTGGAGCCTTGGATTATCAGACGGGCAAGCAGGTTTTGAAAATTCTCCAAGATATGTCTCGTCAAAAGGGAGCGACGGTGATCATCGTGACTCATAATGGAGCTTTGGCGCCCATTGCTGATCGCGTGATTCATATGCATGATGCTAGTGTCAAGGATGTGGTGATCAACCAGCATCCTCAGGATATCGACAGTTTGGAGTACTAG
- a CDS encoding peptide ABC transporter permease: protein MIKRKTYWKDLIQSFTGSKGRFLSILTLMMLGSLALVGLKVTSPNMEATANAYLRTAQTLDFAVMSNYGLDQADQEELGQTQGAEVEFGYLTDVTMENGQDAIRLYSKPEQISTFQLREGRLPQSDKEIALATHLQGQYRVGQEISFKEKEDSHSSLKDHTYTITGFVDSAEILSQRDMGYAGSGSGTLTSYGVILSSQFDQKVYNIARLKYQDLSGLNAFSAAYEEKSKQHQEEVEQALSDNGKTRLQLLKKEGQESLDKSKETLDKAETNLQEGKRRLAAAQARLQAQESQLALLPQAQREQASAQFTQAKQELSKEEDKLKQAEQNLAQEKEKLEKHQQVLDDLAEPKYQVYNRQTMPGGQGYLMYRNASSSIRAVGNIFPVVLYAVAAMVTFTTMTRFVDEERTHAGIFKALGYRSKDIIAKFLLYGLVAGTVGTALGSILGHYLLASVISSVITKGMVVGETQIQFYWTYSLLALGLSWVASVLPAYLVARRELHDEAAQLLLPKPPVKGAKILLERIGFIWHRLSFTHKVTARNIFRYKQRMLMTIFGVAGSVALLFAGLGIQSSVAGVPSRQFQQIQQYQMIVSENPSATNQDKAELEEVLKGQDIKAYQKIYSKTLDKDFKGKAGLQTITLMMTDKEDLTPFIHLQNHQQELTLKDGVVITAKLAQLADVKVWQTLEIEGKELKVAAIAENYVGHFIYMSQASYEQIYGQLPQANTYLVTLKDSSATSIERQAGLLMNQSAVSSVVQNASAIRLFDSVASSLNQTMTILVIVSVLLAIVILYNLTNINVAERIRELSTIKVLGFHNKEVTLYIYRETIVLSLVGIVFGLVSGFYLHQFLIQMISPATILFYPQVGWEVYVIPVAAVSIILTLLGFFVNHHLRKVDMLEALKSVE from the coding sequence ATGATCAAGCGAAAAACCTATTGGAAGGACTTGATTCAGTCCTTCACCGGCTCCAAGGGGCGTTTTTTATCCATCTTGACCTTGATGATGTTGGGGTCTCTAGCCCTAGTAGGCCTCAAAGTGACTAGCCCCAACATGGAGGCGACAGCTAATGCTTATTTAAGAACTGCTCAAACCTTGGATTTTGCAGTCATGTCTAACTATGGCTTGGATCAAGCAGATCAAGAAGAACTAGGACAGACGCAGGGCGCAGAGGTTGAGTTTGGCTATTTGACAGATGTGACTATGGAAAATGGGCAGGATGCCATTCGTCTGTACTCCAAACCAGAGCAAATTTCAACCTTTCAGCTAAGAGAGGGACGACTTCCTCAGTCAGACAAGGAAATCGCTTTGGCCACTCATTTACAAGGACAATATCGTGTGGGACAGGAGATTAGTTTTAAAGAAAAAGAAGACAGTCATTCCTCTTTAAAAGACCATACTTATACCATTACTGGTTTTGTGGATTCAGCTGAAATCCTCTCTCAGAGAGATATGGGCTACGCAGGAAGTGGAAGTGGGACTCTGACTTCCTATGGGGTGATTTTATCTAGTCAGTTTGATCAGAAAGTCTACAATATAGCTCGTTTGAAATATCAAGATTTGTCAGGATTAAATGCTTTTTCAGCAGCTTATGAAGAGAAATCCAAACAGCATCAGGAAGAGGTTGAACAAGCTTTGTCAGATAATGGCAAGACACGTCTTCAACTCTTGAAAAAAGAAGGACAAGAGTCTCTAGACAAAAGTAAAGAGACCCTTGACAAGGCTGAAACCAATTTACAGGAAGGCAAGCGTCGTTTAGCAGCTGCTCAAGCTCGCTTACAGGCTCAGGAAAGTCAACTAGCCTTGCTGCCTCAAGCTCAGAGAGAGCAAGCCAGTGCTCAATTTACCCAAGCCAAGCAGGAATTGAGCAAGGAAGAGGATAAACTAAAGCAGGCTGAACAAAATCTAGCCCAAGAAAAGGAAAAATTAGAAAAACATCAGCAAGTTTTGGATGATTTGGCTGAGCCCAAGTATCAAGTATATAATCGTCAGACCATGCCTGGCGGTCAAGGCTACCTCATGTATAGAAATGCTTCATCCAGTATTCGAGCAGTGGGTAATATCTTTCCTGTGGTTCTTTATGCCGTAGCAGCCATGGTGACCTTTACAACCATGACTCGCTTTGTGGATGAAGAGCGAACACATGCTGGGATTTTTAAGGCCTTGGGCTATCGTAGTAAGGATATTATTGCTAAATTTCTCCTCTACGGTCTAGTAGCTGGGACTGTCGGAACAGCTTTAGGTAGCATACTTGGCCATTATTTACTAGCTAGTGTGATTTCAAGTGTCATTACAAAAGGAATGGTAGTGGGAGAAACCCAGATTCAGTTTTATTGGACCTATAGTTTGCTGGCTCTTGGCTTGAGTTGGGTGGCGAGTGTGTTACCAGCCTATCTGGTGGCTCGTAGGGAACTGCATGACGAAGCAGCCCAGCTTTTACTGCCTAAACCACCTGTCAAAGGAGCTAAAATCTTACTGGAGCGCATCGGCTTTATCTGGCACCGTCTCAGTTTTACTCATAAGGTAACAGCTCGCAATATCTTTCGTTATAAGCAGCGGATGTTGATGACGATCTTTGGTGTGGCAGGTTCAGTCGCTCTGCTCTTTGCAGGTTTGGGAATCCAATCCTCTGTAGCAGGAGTTCCGTCTAGACAGTTTCAACAAATCCAACAGTATCAGATGATTGTCTCTGAAAATCCTAGTGCGACCAATCAGGACAAGGCAGAGCTAGAAGAAGTATTGAAAGGGCAGGACATCAAAGCCTACCAGAAGATCTATTCTAAAACGCTAGACAAGGATTTCAAAGGTAAGGCTGGTCTTCAAACTATTACTCTTATGATGACAGATAAGGAAGATTTGACTCCTTTTATCCATCTGCAAAATCATCAGCAGGAGCTGACATTAAAAGATGGCGTTGTTATTACAGCTAAACTCGCCCAGCTGGCAGATGTCAAGGTTTGGCAGACTTTAGAAATTGAAGGTAAGGAACTAAAGGTCGCTGCCATTGCTGAGAACTACGTTGGTCACTTTATTTATATGAGTCAGGCTAGCTATGAGCAAATTTACGGACAGCTACCCCAAGCCAACACTTATCTGGTTACGTTAAAGGATTCTAGTGCGACTAGCATCGAAAGGCAGGCAGGTTTACTTATGAATCAATCTGCGGTGTCAAGTGTTGTCCAGAATGCTTCAGCTATTCGGCTCTTTGACTCCGTCGCTAGCTCACTCAATCAGACCATGACCATCTTGGTCATCGTATCGGTTCTATTGGCTATTGTTATCCTCTACAATTTGACCAATATCAACGTAGCTGAGAGAATCCGTGAACTCTCCACTATCAAGGTTCTCGGCTTTCATAATAAAGAAGTCACTCTCTACATTTACCGTGAGACGATTGTGCTGTCCCTTGTGGGAATCGTATTTGGTCTGGTATCTGGTTTCTACTTACACCAATTTTTGATTCAAATGATTTCGCCTGCGACTATTCTCTTTTATCCGCAGGTAGGCTGGGAAGTCTATGTAATCCCAGTGGCAGCAGTAAGCATCATTTTGACCTTGCTTGGTTTCTTCGTCAATCATCATCTGAGAAAGGTCGATATGCTTGAAGCCTTGAAATCTGTAGAGTAA
- a CDS encoding DNA alkylation repair protein, producing the protein MCRVILFENLFKSRQLYLQPQNSVLSSLRLES; encoded by the coding sequence ATCTGTAGAGTAATACTCTTCGAAAATCTCTTCAAATCACGTCAGCTATATCTACAACCTCAAAACAGTGTCTTGAGTAGCCTGAGGCTAGAGTCTTAG
- a CDS encoding lipid hydroperoxide peroxidase, with product MVTFLGNPVSFTGKQLQVGDKALDFSLTTTDLSKKSLADFDGKKKVLSVVPSIDTGICSTQTRRFNEELAGLDNTVVLTVSMDLPFAQKRWCGAEGIENAIMLSDYFDHSFGRDYALLINEWHLLARAVFVLDTDNTIRYVEYVDNINSEPNFEAAVAAAKAL from the coding sequence ATGGTAACTTTCCTCGGAAATCCTGTGAGCTTTACAGGTAAACAACTACAAGTCGGCGACAAGGCGCTCGATTTTTCTCTTACTACAACAGACCTTTCTAAAAAATCTCTGGCTGATTTTGATGGCAAGAAAAAAGTCTTGAGTGTCGTTCCTTCTATCGATACAGGTATCTGCTCAACTCAAACGCGTCGCTTTAATGAAGAACTTGCTGGACTGGACAACACGGTCGTATTGACTGTTTCCATGGACCTACCTTTTGCTCAAAAACGTTGGTGTGGTGCTGAAGGTATTGAAAATGCCATCATGCTCTCAGACTATTTCGACCATTCCTTTGGGCGTGACTATGCACTTTTAATCAATGAGTGGCACCTATTGGCACGCGCAGTCTTTGTCCTCGATACTGACAATACTATTCGCTACGTTGAATACGTGGACAATATCAACTCTGAACCAAACTTCGAAGCCGCAGTTGCAGCTGCTAAAGCCCTATAG
- a CDS encoding manganese ABC transporter substrate-binding protein translates to MKKLGTLFVLFLSVIVLVACASGKKDTASGQKLKVVATNSIIADITKNIAGDKIDLHSIVPIGQDPHEYEPLPEDVKKTSEANLIFYNGINLETGGNAWFSKLVENAKKTENKDYFAVSEGVDVIYLEGKNEKGKEDPHAWLNLENGIIFAKNIAKQLSAKDPNNKEFYEKNLKEYTDKLDKLDKESKDKFNNIPAEKKLIVTSEGAFKYFSKAYGVPSAYIWEINTEEEGTPEQIKTLVEKLRQTKVPSLFVESSVDDRPMKTVSQDTNIPIYAQIFTDSIAEQGKEGDSYYSMMKYNLDKIAEGLAK, encoded by the coding sequence ATGAAAAAATTAGGTACATTATTCGTTCTCTTTCTTTCCGTTATTGTTCTTGTAGCATGTGCTAGCGGAAAAAAAGATACAGCTTCTGGTCAAAAACTAAAAGTTGTTGCTACAAATTCAATCATCGCTGATATTACTAAAAATATTGCTGGTGACAAGATTGATCTTCACAGTATCGTTCCGATTGGACAAGACCCACACGAATACGAACCACTCCCTGAAGATGTTAAGAAAACTTCTGAGGCTAACCTCATTTTCTATAACGGTATCAACCTTGAAACAGGTGGCAATGCTTGGTTTAGCAAATTGGTAGAAAATGCTAAGAAAACTGAAAACAAAGACTACTTTGCAGTCAGCGAAGGCGTTGATGTTATCTACCTTGAAGGAAAAAATGAAAAAGGAAAAGAAGACCCACACGCTTGGCTTAACCTTGAAAATGGAATTATCTTTGCTAAAAATATCGCCAAACAATTGAGCGCTAAAGATCCTAACAACAAGGAATTCTATGAAAAAAATCTCAAAGAATATACTGATAAGTTAGACAAACTTGATAAAGAAAGTAAGGATAAATTTAATAACATCCCTGCTGAAAAGAAACTCATTGTAACCAGCGAAGGAGCATTCAAATACTTCTCTAAAGCCTATGGTGTCCCAAGTGCTTACATCTGGGAAATCAACACTGAAGAAGAAGGAACACCTGAACAAATCAAGACCTTGGTTGAAAAACTTCGCCAAACAAAAGTTCCTTCACTCTTTGTAGAATCTAGTGTGGATGACCGTCCAATGAAGACTGTTTCACAAGACACAAACATCCCAATCTACGCACAAATCTTTACTGACTCTATCGCAGAACAAGGTAAAGAAGGCGACAGCTACTACAGCATGATGAAATACAACCTTGACAAGATTGCTGAAGGATTGGCAAAATAA
- a CDS encoding manganese ABC transporter substrate-binding protein: MIAEFIDGLQKFHFLQNALITAIVVGVVAGAVGCFIILRGMSLMGDAISHAVLPGVALSFILGLDFFIGAIVFGLLAAIIITYIKGNSIIKSDTAIGITFSSFLALGIILISVAKSSTDLFHILFGNILAVQDTDMFITMGVGAAILLLIWIFFKQLLITSFDELLAKAMGMPVNFYHYLLMVLLTLVSVTAMQSVGTILIVAMLITPAATAYLYANSLKSMIFLSSTFGATASVLGLFIGYSFNIAAGSSIVLTAASFFLISFFIAPKQRYLKLKNKHLLK; encoded by the coding sequence ATGATTGCAGAATTTATCGATGGATTGCAAAAATTCCATTTCCTACAAAATGCCTTGATAACAGCTATTGTCGTCGGGGTCGTAGCTGGAGCTGTGGGATGTTTCATCATTCTACGCGGGATGTCACTCATGGGAGATGCTATTTCACATGCTGTCTTGCCAGGTGTAGCCCTCTCCTTCATCTTGGGCCTTGACTTCTTTATCGGAGCCATTGTCTTTGGATTGCTAGCTGCCATCATCATTACCTACATCAAGGGGAACTCGATTATCAAAAGCGATACCGCCATCGGCATTACCTTTTCTTCTTTCTTAGCCCTCGGTATCATCTTGATTAGTGTCGCTAAAAGTTCAACTGACCTTTTCCATATCCTTTTTGGTAATATCCTAGCCGTCCAAGATACGGATATGTTTATTACCATGGGTGTAGGGGCAGCCATTCTCTTGTTAATCTGGATTTTCTTCAAGCAACTCTTGATCACTTCCTTTGATGAACTCTTAGCTAAAGCCATGGGAATGCCTGTCAATTTCTATCACTACCTTCTCATGGTACTCCTGACTCTCGTGTCTGTGACAGCCATGCAAAGTGTCGGAACTATCCTGATTGTAGCCATGCTGATTACCCCAGCTGCAACTGCTTATCTGTATGCTAATAGCCTGAAAAGTATGATTTTCCTTTCCTCAACCTTTGGAGCGACAGCTTCAGTTTTGGGACTCTTTATCGGCTATAGCTTTAACATTGCAGCAGGTTCTAGTATCGTGCTTACAGCTGCTAGTTTCTTTCTCATTAGCTTCTTTATCGCTCCAAAACAACGATATTTGAAACTGAAAAATAAACATTTGTTAAAATAA
- a CDS encoding manganese ABC transporter ATP-binding protein, which translates to MIRIENLSVSYKETLALKDISLVLQGPTITGIIGPNGAGKSTLLKGMLGIIPHQGQAFLDDKEVKKSLHRIAYVEQKINIDYNFPIKVKECVSLGLFPSIPLFRSLNVKHWKKVEEALEIVGLADYAERQISQLSGGQFQRVLIARCLVQEADYILLDEPFVGIDSVSEEIIMNTLRDLKKAGKTVLIVHHDLSKVSHYFDQVLLVNREVIAFGPTKETFTEANLKEAYGNRLFFNGGDL; encoded by the coding sequence ATGATACGTATCGAAAACCTCAGTGTCTCCTACAAAGAAACGTTGGCACTTAAGGATATTTCACTAGTGCTCCAAGGACCAACAATTACCGGAATCATTGGTCCAAACGGTGCTGGAAAATCAACATTATTAAAAGGTATGCTGGGAATTATCCCTCATCAAGGTCAGGCATTTCTCGATGACAAGGAAGTTAAAAAATCCTTACACCGAATTGCCTATGTCGAACAAAAAATCAATATCGACTACAACTTTCCCATCAAGGTCAAGGAATGTGTCTCACTAGGACTCTTTCCCTCTATTCCTCTCTTTCGCAGTTTAAATGTTAAACATTGGAAAAAAGTAGAGGAAGCCCTTGAAATCGTCGGCCTAGCTGACTACGCTGAACGTCAAATCAGTCAACTGTCTGGAGGTCAATTCCAGCGGGTCTTGATTGCCAGATGTTTGGTGCAGGAAGCCGATTATATCCTCTTGGATGAACCCTTTGTTGGGATTGACTCTGTCAGTGAGGAAATCATCATGAATACGCTGAGAGATTTGAAAAAAGCTGGTAAGACGGTTCTCATCGTTCACCACGACCTCAGCAAGGTTTCCCACTACTTCGATCAAGTCTTACTTGTCAATCGAGAAGTGATTGCCTTTGGTCCAACCAAAGAAACCTTTACCGAAGCCAATCTCAAAGAAGCTTACGGTAATCGACTCTTTTTCAATGGAGGTGACCTATGA
- a CDS encoding endopeptidase, which yields MTRYQDDFYDAINGEWQKTAEIPADKSQTGGFVDLDQEIEDLMLATTDKWLTGQEVPEDAILANFVKYHRLVRDFDKREADGITPVLPLLKEFQELETFADFTAKLAEFELAGKPNFLPFGVSPDFMDARINVLWASAPSTILPDTTYYAEDHPQREELLTLWKETSVNLLKAYDFSDEEIEDLLEKRLELDRRVAAVVLSNEESSEYAKLYHPYSYEDFKKFAPALPLDDFFQAVLGQVPDKVIVDEERFWQAADQFYSEEAWPLLKATLILSVVNLSASYLTEEIRVLSGAYSRALSGVPEAKDKVKAAYQLAQGPFKQALGLWYAHEKFSPEAKADVEKKVATMIDVYKERLAKNDWLTPETRDKAIVKLNVIKPYIGYPEELPERYKDKVVDENASLFDNALAFARVEIKHSWSKWNQPVDYKEWGMPAHMVNAYYNPQKNLIVFPAAILQAPFYDLHQSSSANYGGIGAVIAHEISHAFDTNGASFDENGSLKDWWTDSDYTAFKEKTQKVIDQFDGQDSYGATINGKLTVSENVADLGGIAAALEAAKREPDFSAEEFFYNFGRIWRMKGRPEFMKLLASVDVHAPAKLRVNVQVPNFDDFFTTYDVKEGDGMWRSPEERVIIW from the coding sequence ATGACACGTTATCAAGACGATTTTTATGATGCAATCAATGGAGAATGGCAGAAGACAGCTGAAATTCCAGCAGATAAGTCTCAAACGGGAGGTTTTGTTGATTTAGACCAGGAAATTGAAGACCTGATGCTGGCGACAACAGACAAGTGGTTGACAGGTCAAGAGGTGCCTGAGGATGCTATCTTGGCAAACTTTGTCAAATACCACCGCCTAGTTCGTGATTTTGACAAGAGAGAAGCTGACGGTATCACACCTGTCTTACCACTTCTTAAAGAATTCCAAGAATTGGAGACTTTTGCGGATTTTACAGCTAAACTAGCAGAGTTTGAGCTTGCTGGCAAACCAAACTTTCTTCCTTTTGGTGTATCGCCAGACTTTATGGATGCTAGAATCAATGTTCTATGGGCTAGCGCTCCAAGCACAATCTTGCCAGATACGACCTACTATGCAGAAGACCATCCTCAGCGCGAAGAACTCTTGACTCTTTGGAAAGAAACCAGCGTAAATCTTCTCAAGGCTTATGATTTCTCTGATGAAGAAATTGAAGACTTGCTAGAAAAAAGACTAGAATTGGACCGTCGAGTTGCGGCAGTGGTGCTCTCTAATGAAGAAAGTTCAGAATATGCTAAACTCTATCACCCATATTCTTATGAAGACTTCAAGAAATTCGCACCTGCCCTACCTTTGGATGACTTCTTCCAAGCCGTTCTTGGACAAGTACCAGACAAGGTTATCGTAGACGAGGAACGTTTCTGGCAAGCAGCAGATCAATTCTATAGTGAAGAGGCATGGCCTCTCCTAAAGGCAACCTTAATTTTAAGTGTTGTTAATCTCTCAGCCAGCTATTTAACAGAAGAAATCCGTGTCTTGTCAGGTGCCTATAGCCGTGCGCTTTCAGGAGTTCCAGAAGCCAAAGACAAGGTCAAGGCAGCCTACCAACTAGCACAAGGTCCATTCAAACAAGCCTTGGGTCTTTGGTATGCCCATGAAAAATTCTCTCCAGAAGCTAAGGCAGACGTAGAGAAAAAAGTGGCAACTATGATTGATGTCTATAAGGAACGCTTGGCTAAAAATGACTGGCTAACTCCTGAAACTCGTGACAAGGCCATTGTCAAACTCAATGTCATCAAGCCTTATATTGGTTACCCAGAAGAATTGCCAGAACGCTACAAGGACAAGGTGGTCGATGAAAATGCTAGCCTTTTTGACAATGCTCTTGCCTTTGCGCGTGTGGAAATCAAGCACAGTTGGAGCAAGTGGAACCAGCCTGTGGACTATAAGGAATGGGGTATGCCTGCTCATATGGTCAACGCCTACTACAATCCACAGAAGAACCTAATTGTCTTCCCAGCGGCTATTTTGCAGGCGCCTTTCTATGACTTGCATCAGTCATCTTCCGCTAACTACGGTGGGATTGGGGCGGTTATTGCCCATGAAATTTCCCACGCCTTTGATACCAACGGAGCTTCTTTTGATGAAAATGGTAGCCTAAAGGATTGGTGGACAGATAGTGATTATACTGCCTTCAAGGAGAAAACACAAAAAGTTATTGACCAGTTTGATGGACAGGATTCTTATGGTGCAACCATCAACGGTAAATTGACTGTGTCAGAAAACGTGGCGGATTTGGGAGGAATCGCTGCAGCTCTTGAAGCAGCTAAGAGAGAACCAGACTTCTCAGCAGAAGAATTCTTCTACAACTTTGGTCGTATCTGGCGCATGAAAGGTCGTCCAGAATTTATGAAACTTTTGGCTAGTGTCGATGTGCACGCACCAGCCAAACTCCGTGTCAATGTACAAGTACCAAACTTCGATGATTTCTTTACAACCTATGATGTCAAAGAAGGCGACGGTATGTGGCGTTCCCCAGAAGAGCGCGTCATTATTTGGTAA
- a CDS encoding hydrolase — translation MKIHKTVNPVAYENTYYLEGEKHLIVVDPGSHWDAIRQTIEKINKPICAILLTHAHYDHIMSLDLVRETFGNPPVYIAESEASWLYTPVDNLSGLPRHDDMADVVAKPAERTFVFHEEYQLEEFRFTVLPTPGHSIGGVSIVFPDAHLVLTGDALFRETIGRTDLPTGSMEQLLHSIQNQLFTLPNYDVYPGHGPATTIAHEKTFNPFF, via the coding sequence ATGAAAATCCATAAAACCGTGAATCCTGTTGCCTATGAAAATACCTATTACCTAGAAGGCGAAAAACACCTCATCGTTGTCGATCCTGGTAGCCATTGGGACGCTATTCGTCAGACAATCGAGAAGATCAACAAACCGATCTGCGCTATTCTCTTGACCCACGCCCATTATGACCATATCATGAGTCTGGACTTGGTGCGCGAAACTTTTGGCAATCCTCCTGTCTATATCGCAGAGAGCGAAGCCAGCTGGCTCTATACTCCTGTCGACAATCTCTCTGGCCTCCCTCGCCACGATGATATGGCAGATGTGGTCGCAAAACCTGCTGAGCGCACTTTTGTCTTTCATGAAGAATATCAGCTGGAAGAATTTCGTTTCACTGTCTTGCCAACACCAGGGCACTCTATCGGAGGTGTTTCTATCGTCTTTCCTGATGCTCACCTAGTATTGACGGGAGATGCTCTATTCCGTGAAACCATCGGACGGACCGACCTTCCAACTGGTAGTATGGAGCAACTCCTTCACAGTATCCAGAACCAACTCTTCACCCTGCCAAACTACGATGTCTATCCAGGGCATGGTCCAGCTACTACTATTGCTCATGAAAAGACCTTCAATCCCTTTTTCTAG
- a CDS encoding N-acetylmuramoyl-L-alanine amidase, which translates to MKSHKRLTLLALAFLGLTNQVVLADDTSHSTTNPMTSSTSSSTSNSTNTSASSSQASTETSSSTASSSEQETKPSLSKETKPNQPIQTGWVKEGSKWTFYSQTGVKFTDTLYDGYLFDSHGYLLENSWYQMGNNWYYINGSGKYLSNQWSQINGKWYAFDDYGRMLANAWKGDYYLKSSGAMADKEWVYDQNYSSWFYLKSGGRYAQKQWIGSYYLKSGGYMAHKEWIYDQDYQAWYYLKDDGVYVTGTYAVDGKNQLFQGNGKWIRELIQGFQKGHYSKTIFLDPGHGGKDRGAYYYGIAEKDLNLQVYRKLRKRLEGLGYTVLTSRDSDIDVDFITERSRMVNKTNADFFISLHFNAKGNDTTVNLGIQTYSYKEEPGFPSKINKDWHNNPERMSESNRLAADIHSSLLAETGARDAGLLQATFAVLRETAKPAVLLEMGYMDNPEENQKIRSSDYQDKLVEGIVKGIQKYYAGN; encoded by the coding sequence ATGAAATCACACAAAAGACTGACACTTTTAGCTTTGGCTTTTCTTGGACTAACAAACCAAGTCGTGTTAGCTGATGACACAAGTCATTCTACTACTAACCCTATGACTAGTTCAACCAGTAGCTCAACAAGTAATTCTACAAATACTTCTGCTAGCAGTTCACAAGCTAGTACAGAAACTTCGTCGAGCACAGCTAGTTCAAGCGAACAAGAAACCAAGCCATCTCTTTCTAAGGAAACCAAACCCAATCAACCTATACAGACTGGCTGGGTAAAAGAAGGAAGCAAGTGGACTTTTTATAGTCAAACTGGGGTCAAATTTACAGATACTCTCTATGATGGTTATCTCTTTGATAGTCATGGCTATTTGCTTGAAAATAGCTGGTATCAAATGGGAAATAATTGGTACTATATCAATGGCTCAGGTAAATATTTATCCAATCAATGGAGCCAAATCAATGGCAAGTGGTATGCTTTTGATGACTACGGTAGAATGCTGGCCAATGCCTGGAAAGGCGATTACTACCTCAAATCCAGCGGTGCTATGGCAGATAAGGAATGGGTCTATGATCAAAACTACTCTAGTTGGTTTTACCTCAAATCTGGCGGACGCTACGCCCAAAAACAATGGATTGGTTCCTACTATCTCAAATCTGGTGGCTACATGGCCCACAAAGAATGGATCTACGACCAAGACTATCAAGCTTGGTACTACCTTAAAGACGATGGTGTCTATGTCACAGGAACCTATGCTGTGGATGGTAAAAACCAACTTTTCCAAGGAAATGGAAAATGGATTCGTGAATTAATACAAGGTTTTCAAAAAGGACATTACTCCAAAACAATCTTTCTAGATCCAGGACACGGTGGTAAAGACCGCGGAGCTTATTACTATGGCATAGCTGAAAAAGATTTAAACCTACAAGTTTATCGTAAGCTACGTAAACGATTAGAAGGACTTGGCTACACCGTTCTCACTTCTCGAGATAGTGATATAGACGTTGATTTCATTACCGAGCGTTCTCGTATGGTCAATAAGACCAATGCTGACTTTTTCATCAGCCTTCATTTCAATGCAAAAGGGAATGATACAACCGTTAATCTAGGTATCCAGACCTATTCTTACAAGGAAGAACCTGGTTTCCCTAGCAAGATTAACAAGGATTGGCATAATAATCCTGAACGGATGAGTGAAAGCAACCGTCTCGCAGCTGATATCCATTCTTCACTGTTAGCTGAAACTGGAGCTAGAGATGCTGGCCTCTTACAAGCAACCTTTGCTGTTCTACGTGAAACAGCTAAACCAGCTGTTTTGCTAGAGATGGGATATATGGATAATCCAGAAGAAAACCAAAAAATCCGCAGTAGTGACTACCAAGATAAACTGGTTGAAGGGATTGTCAAGGGAATCCAAAAATATTACGCAGGAAATTAA